TTCCGGGAGGCGTTCGCCACCAGTGCCTCGACCGCGGTGATCAGCCGCGGCGCGTCCGTGGGCGCCACCACGAGCCACCCGCCGTCCCGCCGGACCAGGTACCGGCCGTCGGCCGTGTCCAGCCACGACAGCACCTCGCCGGTGGGGTGCAGGTAGCCGGCCCGGTTGCGGGCGATCACGCCGACCTGGCCGCCGCCGCTGCGGGTGGTCACGGCGCGCATCAGGGTGTTGGCCTCCGGTTCGCGCAGGCCGACGGCGCGCAGCGCGTCCAGGAACCCCTCGCTGCCGTCGTCCTCGCCCGCCCTGCCGGCGGCCAGGTAGTCGTCCCAGCGCACGTTCACCGACCGGCCGCTGCCGGGCGGCGCGGGCGGCAGGGTCTTGACCGTGGTGGCGGCCAGCGCGGTCGGCCGGAAGCCCGCGACCTGCACCTGGCCGCCCAGCCGGCCCGCGAACGCGCCGTGCCACGCGGCGGTGGCCAGGCCGCGGGCCTGCTCGCCGCGCAGGGTGAAGAAGACCTCCAGGCCGACCTCGAACTCGGCCAGGCCGCGCAGCAGCCCGTACAGCTCCTCGTCCGGCCGCTGCACGGTGCCGAGACCGCGGGCCGCGAGGTCGCGGGACGCGGTCTCGACCAGCCGTGCGCGCTCCTGCTGGGTGTGGCCGAAGTGCCGGACGCCGAGCGGCACCGGGTTGGCGTCGCGGTGGACCGCCTGCCAGAGCAGGAAGAACTCCACTTCGCTCAGCCGGAAGACGCGTTCGGTCACAGGCCGATCACCGGGGGTGCTGCCTTGCGGTCGAGGCCGAAGACGTTGTCGTCGTCCTCCAGGTAGCCGGGGCGGTTGCGGTCCTTCTCACCACCGCCACCACCGGCGACGGGCGGCGGCGCGGCGATCGGCGCTGCGCCGATCATGCCGGACTGCGGCGTCACCGACTTGGGCGCCTGGAACTGGCTGGTCACGCTGCCCGGGTTGGCCGCGCCGCGGTCGCCGAGCGCGCCCGTGGCGGTGCCGGGACCGGCCACCGGACCACCACCACCACCACCACCGGCCGAGCCGACCGGGGTGGGCATGACCGCGCGACCGCCGAACCCGCCGCCGCGCCCGCCCGCGAAACCGCCGCGGCCGAACTGGGCCGACGTGCCGCCGGGACGCTGGTTCGCCGCGGGGTTGGCCGCGCCGGCGGTGTTGTTGTTGTTGACCACGACCTGGTTGCCCGCGCCACCGGGGCCGTCGCCGACGGACGGGCTCGGCGTGATCACCGGGGCCGGCGGTGGCGGCGGCGCGACCGGGTTGGTCGGCGGGCTGAACGACGGCACGGTCCGGTCGACCTCGTAGGAGTTCAGCTGGAACATCGCCATGACCTCGGCGGCCTGCCGGTGCGTCGCGTCCGCGGCGACGACCGAGCCGACGGCGGGCGCGGCGATGGAGTCGATGCCGGTGAACGGGTTGTGCGGCCGGGTGGCCGGCAGCCGGGTGTTCGCCACCGAACCGACCTCCGGCGTCGGGGACAGCGTGCCGCTGTGGTCGACCGCGCGGTCCGCGATCAACGACGTGCGGGGCGTGGCGACGGGCGTCGGGGTGGCGACCGGGGACGCGACCGCGTCGGCGACCGGCGTGACGACCGGCGGCGCGGGCGCGGGCGGCGGCATCATCTCGCGCGCCGTCTGCACGTGCTGGATCTCGGTGGCGATGCAGGTGGCCACGTTCTCGGCGTGCTCGCTGGTGTTCAGCGCCCACTTCTCCACCGACTCCAGCGCGTTGCGGGCGCGTTCGGCCGAGTCGCCGGTCCACGCCTGGCTGGACTGGCTGATCGCCTTGGCCAGCAGCTCCTGCACCTCGGCCAGCGCCTTGCCGACGGTCGCCCAGTCGGCCTGGGCGCTGCCCGCGGCCTTGAGGTCGACGCCGGTGTTGACCATGTCCCACAGCTGCTGGTGGCTGTAGGTCATCCAGTCGACCTTCTGGCCGAGGTCGGTGGGCTTGTCGTTGCCCTGACCGCCGCCGTTGTTGCCCTTGTCGCCGTCGTGCTTGTTGTCGCCCATCAGCCCTTGGCCTCCCCCGCGGCGCCGAAGGCGTCCGCCGCATCGTCATCGGCCCGTTCCAGGTTCCGCGCCGCGTCGCGGATGGTCTCCTCGACCTCGAAGAGGACCTGCATGAAGTCGCCGATCACGTAGACCGCCGACTCCTCGTTGCCCACGGCCACCTCGCGCAGCCGGCGGCTGATCGCGTCGCTGACCCAGTTGTTGCCGAACTTCAGCTCGACGTCGAGGTTGTTGACCGCGCGGCTGTGCACGTTGTCGACCAGGCTGCGCGCCTGGGCGATCAGCTTGACCAGGTCTTCGACGCCCTGCTTGTCCAGGTCGAGCTGGACGGACTGCTTGTCGACCGCGTCCAGCGCCGTGTTGGCCTTGTCCAGGTCGGTCTGCGCGGCCTTGGCGAAGCTCTCGGCGGGCACGGGCGTGGGCACGGGCGCGCCGGCGGTGGCGTCGGCGACCGCCGAGGCGGGCAGCGTCACGGTGGCGCCGCCGTCCGGGGCCGGGGCCGACGCCGGTGGCGGCGCGGTGGCCGGACCCGCGTTGGGGGCGGGCGGCGGCACGACGGCGGGGCCCGCGTCGACGGCGGGCGGCGGGACGGCTGGGGCCGCGTCAGCCGGTGACGGCGGAGCGGTGGGGCCCGCGGCAGCCGGTGGCGGTGGGACCGCGCCGGCGGGCAGGGTCACGGTGGGGCTCGGGTCGGCCGTCGGCGAAGCCGGTGCCGGTGCCGGTGCCGGTGCTGACGAAAGCGGCGGTGCCGACGAAAGCGGTGCCGACGAAAGCGGCGGCGCCGGTGCGAGCGGCGGTGACGCGGGCGGCGGCAGGGGGGAAGGCGGCATCGGCACCGGTGAAGGCGCGGCCATCGGGTCTACCTGGGCCGGTGAGGGCGGTGGAACCGCTGGGACCACCGGTGGATCGGCCGCGGCCGGGACCTCGGGCCGGCCCACCGCGGACGGCGTGAAACCCGGCGGGACCTGCACCGTGTGCGCAGCCGCCGAGAATGAGACCGTGTTCCCGTCGCTCATCACTACCCCCTGCACTGCGATTCGCCGCGGGCGCTCCGCGCGTTAGCCCGCG
This genomic window from Saccharothrix sp. HUAS TT1 contains:
- a CDS encoding ESX secretion-associated protein EspG, producing the protein MTERVFRLSEVEFFLLWQAVHRDANPVPLGVRHFGHTQQERARLVETASRDLAARGLGTVQRPDEELYGLLRGLAEFEVGLEVFFTLRGEQARGLATAAWHGAFAGRLGGQVQVAGFRPTALAATTVKTLPPAPPGSGRSVNVRWDDYLAAGRAGEDDGSEGFLDALRAVGLREPEANTLMRAVTTRSGGGQVGVIARNRAGYLHPTGEVLSWLDTADGRYLVRRDGGWLVVAPTDAPRLITAVEALVANASRN
- a CDS encoding PPE domain-containing protein, whose product is MGDNKHDGDKGNNGGGQGNDKPTDLGQKVDWMTYSHQQLWDMVNTGVDLKAAGSAQADWATVGKALAEVQELLAKAISQSSQAWTGDSAERARNALESVEKWALNTSEHAENVATCIATEIQHVQTAREMMPPPAPAPPVVTPVADAVASPVATPTPVATPRTSLIADRAVDHSGTLSPTPEVGSVANTRLPATRPHNPFTGIDSIAAPAVGSVVAADATHRQAAEVMAMFQLNSYEVDRTVPSFSPPTNPVAPPPPPAPVITPSPSVGDGPGGAGNQVVVNNNNTAGAANPAANQRPGGTSAQFGRGGFAGGRGGGFGGRAVMPTPVGSAGGGGGGGPVAGPGTATGALGDRGAANPGSVTSQFQAPKSVTPQSGMIGAAPIAAPPPVAGGGGGEKDRNRPGYLEDDDNVFGLDRKAAPPVIGL